One genomic segment of Phycisphaerae bacterium includes these proteins:
- a CDS encoding secondary thiamine-phosphate synthase enzyme YjbQ, whose protein sequence is MKSYRKELWLKTANRRDYINITSEIEDAVQESGVREGLALVNAMHITASVYINDAETGLLADYDDWLERLAPHEPTSQYRHNATGEDNGDAHLKRQVMGREVVVAITDGKLDFGPWEQIYYAEFDGGRKKRVLVKIIGE, encoded by the coding sequence ATGAAATCCTACCGCAAGGAACTCTGGCTCAAGACTGCGAACCGCCGGGACTACATCAACATCACCTCGGAGATCGAGGACGCGGTGCAGGAAAGCGGCGTCCGCGAGGGACTGGCGCTGGTCAACGCGATGCACATCACCGCCAGCGTCTACATCAACGATGCGGAGACCGGTCTGCTGGCCGACTATGACGATTGGCTCGAGAGGCTCGCTCCGCACGAGCCGACCTCCCAGTACCGGCACAACGCCACCGGTGAGGACAACGGAGACGCCCATCTCAAGCGGCAGGTCATGGGCCGCGAGGTTGTCGTCGCGATCACCGACGGCAAGTTGGACTTCGGGCCGTGGGAGCAGATCTACTATGCCGAGTTTGACGGCGGACGAAAGAAGCGCGTCCTGGTCAAGATCATCGGGGAGTAA